One Methanobacterium bryantii DNA window includes the following coding sequences:
- a CDS encoding MarR family transcriptional regulator, giving the protein MSTPTRTIDRLLEKGFVNRKVGEKDRRKLLIELTPKGKKLLVDIDKENLEITKKNVRWS; this is encoded by the coding sequence GTGAGTACTCCAACAAGAACCATAGATAGGCTGTTAGAAAAAGGGTTCGTAAACAGGAAGGTAGGAGAAAAAGACCGTAGAAAACTTTTAATTGAATTAACTCCCAAGGGTAAAAAATTACTGGTAGATATTGATAAAGAAAATTTAGAAATCACTAAAAAAAATGTTAGATGGTCTTAA
- a CDS encoding class I SAM-dependent methyltransferase, whose translation MDFEKYSKSGTQFYSEVIPSTLLKFVKNVKWNSYIDLGCGDGSLLYALNNKRFFDGKKVYAVDLSQLRIDNVKKINKDFICYISDTCNLKDIKDNSIDFVTTTQVIEHVEDDEAMIKEIRRILNSNGIVYLSTVFKKRYAWYFYRCNGKWTLDPTHVREYTKDSQLSDIIRNNGFKIVYNNKSLIKMPIIDFIFRKMGFKRNVFQNSFLAYLRKISIPIFGYYNWEIILKSKSELHI comes from the coding sequence ATGGACTTTGAGAAATATTCAAAAAGCGGTACACAATTTTATAGCGAAGTAATACCTTCTACACTTCTAAAATTTGTTAAAAATGTAAAATGGAATTCATATATAGATTTAGGCTGTGGTGATGGTTCATTATTATATGCTCTTAATAATAAAAGGTTTTTTGATGGAAAAAAGGTGTATGCTGTTGATTTATCCCAATTACGAATTGATAACGTCAAAAAAATAAATAAAGATTTTATTTGTTATATCTCAGATACATGTAACCTTAAAGATATTAAGGATAATAGTATCGATTTTGTTACGACTACTCAAGTTATAGAGCATGTTGAAGATGATGAAGCAATGATTAAAGAAATTAGGAGAATATTAAATAGTAATGGAATTGTTTACCTTTCAACAGTTTTCAAAAAAAGATATGCATGGTATTTTTATAGATGTAATGGCAAATGGACTTTAGATCCAACACATGTACGAGAATATACGAAAGACAGTCAACTATCAGATATTATCCGGAATAATGGTTTTAAAATAGTATATAATAACAAATCATTAATTAAAATGCCGATAATTGATTTTATTTTTCGTAAAATGGGTTTTAAAAGAAATGTTTTTCAAAATTCTTTTTTAGCTTATCTTAGAAAAATAAGTATTCCTATATTTGGATATTATAACTGGGAAATTATACTCAAATCTAAAAGTGAACTACATATATAG